In one Ornithinimicrobium pratense genomic region, the following are encoded:
- the cofD gene encoding 2-phospho-L-lactate transferase, with protein MQITALSGGVGGARFVRGLVQALAASPGASRGDGEPTQLTVVGNTGDDITLFGLRVCPDLDSVLYTLGGGVDEDQGWGRAGDTHALLAELAKLGVGPEWFGLGDRDLATHVARSLWLGQGLSLSQVTERLARRWGLPELGVRLLPVTDTPIETHVVVPDEEGGERAIHFQEWWVRHGARLPASAFTVAGLAQATPAPGVLEAIRSADLVVLPPSNPVVSIGIILGVPGVRDALRGTRAPVVGVSPLIGGRPVRGHADACLAPLGVEVSAAGVAGLYADFLDGWLVDHADAGAPYPSRLPVQATDLLMRDVPGATRLAGELLDLAGGLSPGRGRRAVDAGPAAP; from the coding sequence ATGCAGATCACCGCACTCTCGGGTGGCGTGGGCGGAGCCCGCTTCGTCCGTGGCCTCGTCCAGGCCCTCGCCGCCAGCCCCGGCGCTTCCCGCGGCGACGGCGAGCCCACGCAGCTCACCGTCGTGGGCAACACGGGGGACGACATCACCCTCTTCGGCCTCCGGGTCTGCCCGGACCTGGACTCGGTCCTCTACACCCTCGGGGGTGGCGTCGACGAGGACCAGGGCTGGGGACGGGCCGGTGACACCCACGCACTGCTCGCCGAGCTAGCCAAGCTCGGTGTGGGCCCTGAGTGGTTCGGGCTGGGCGACCGCGACCTGGCCACCCACGTGGCCCGCAGCTTGTGGCTGGGCCAGGGCCTGAGCCTCAGCCAGGTCACCGAGCGGCTGGCCCGTCGGTGGGGCCTGCCCGAGCTGGGGGTGCGGCTGCTGCCGGTGACCGACACCCCGATCGAAACCCACGTCGTGGTGCCCGACGAGGAGGGAGGCGAGCGGGCCATCCACTTCCAGGAGTGGTGGGTACGGCACGGGGCGCGGCTGCCAGCCAGCGCGTTCACGGTCGCCGGTCTGGCCCAGGCCACCCCTGCACCAGGGGTGCTGGAGGCCATCCGCTCGGCGGACCTCGTCGTCCTGCCGCCAAGCAACCCGGTGGTCTCGATCGGGATCATCCTGGGTGTCCCCGGGGTCCGGGACGCGCTGCGCGGCACGCGGGCGCCCGTCGTCGGGGTCAGCCCCCTGATCGGCGGTCGGCCGGTCCGCGGCCACGCCGACGCCTGCCTGGCGCCGCTGGGCGTCGAGGTGTCGGCGGCCGGTGTCGCCGGGCTCTATGCCGACTTCCTCGACGGCTGGCTTGTGGACCACGCCGACGCAGGCGCCCCCTACCCCTCGCGGCTGCCCGTGCAGGCCACCGATCTGCTGATGCGGGACGTCCCCGGCGCGACGCGGCTGGCGGGTGAGCTGCTCGACCTCGCGGGCGGCCTGTCCCCCGGCCGGGGTCGGCGTGCGGTCGACGCCGGACCGGCCGCCCCGTGA
- a CDS encoding WhiB family transcriptional regulator, with protein MHELELLSLLNGAEESEPVSWQERALCAQTDPEAFFPEKGGSTREAKKVCVGCEVRAECLEYALSNDERFGIWGGLSERERRKLKKRAV; from the coding sequence ATGCACGAGCTGGAATTGCTGTCCCTGTTGAACGGCGCCGAGGAGTCGGAGCCGGTGTCCTGGCAGGAGCGTGCCCTGTGCGCGCAGACTGACCCGGAGGCATTTTTCCCCGAGAAGGGCGGTTCGACCCGGGAGGCCAAGAAGGTCTGCGTCGGGTGCGAGGTCCGGGCCGAGTGCCTGGAGTACGCCCTGTCCAACGACGAGCGCTTCGGTATCTGGGGAGGCCTGTCGGAGCGCGAGCGGCGCAAGTTGAAGAAGCGCGCTGTCTGA